The following coding sequences lie in one Pseudarthrobacter phenanthrenivorans Sphe3 genomic window:
- a CDS encoding ParB/RepB/Spo0J family partition protein yields MSEKRRGLGRGLGALIPSSAAANGSGNAPTVSRPVDLFFPEGRKKTEPSEETAENGAAAKAAGARPAAASTKPSASKALAGKGTTGKSAVPKSRTAGKDPDDAAARSGSEAATNAEPNDGPEQDKVQTPGGGAPSTAEVPAERIEEPARPDSGVELVDVPGAHFAEIPVADIHPNRKQPRSVFDEDDMAELVHSVREIGVLQPIVVRKSTEDGSEPYELVMGERRWRAVQAAGLETIPAIVRDTTDDDLLRDALLENLHRSQLNPLEEAAAYQQLLEDFGTTHEQLADRIGRSRPQVSNTLRLLKLPPLVQRRVAAGVLSAGHARALLALPDAAAMERLAQRIVAEGMSVRATEEAVTLYQDPAKPAKNNIPRPGARHERLDYLASSLSDRLDTNVKISLGVRKGKVSIEFASVEDLNRIMDVLAPGSNN; encoded by the coding sequence ATGAGCGAGAAGCGACGGGGCCTAGGCCGCGGTCTTGGCGCGCTGATTCCAAGTTCCGCCGCTGCCAACGGGTCGGGAAACGCACCAACCGTGTCGCGTCCGGTGGATCTGTTTTTTCCTGAGGGGCGAAAGAAGACTGAACCTTCCGAGGAGACCGCCGAGAACGGAGCCGCGGCCAAGGCTGCCGGTGCACGTCCTGCAGCTGCCTCCACCAAGCCCTCCGCATCGAAGGCGCTGGCGGGTAAGGGAACAACTGGAAAGTCCGCAGTGCCCAAGTCCCGTACCGCCGGCAAGGACCCGGATGATGCGGCAGCGCGCTCCGGATCGGAAGCCGCCACGAATGCTGAGCCGAATGATGGGCCTGAGCAGGACAAGGTACAGACACCCGGCGGGGGCGCACCCTCAACTGCCGAAGTCCCCGCCGAACGGATTGAAGAACCGGCCCGCCCTGACTCTGGTGTTGAACTGGTGGATGTACCCGGCGCCCACTTCGCCGAGATTCCCGTGGCGGATATCCACCCGAACCGCAAACAGCCCCGCTCTGTCTTTGATGAGGACGACATGGCGGAGCTGGTTCACTCCGTGCGCGAGATCGGTGTGCTCCAGCCAATTGTCGTGCGAAAGTCAACTGAAGACGGTAGCGAACCGTATGAGTTGGTCATGGGTGAGCGCCGGTGGAGGGCAGTCCAGGCCGCGGGCCTCGAAACTATCCCCGCGATTGTCCGCGACACTACTGACGACGACCTCCTGCGCGATGCACTGCTGGAGAACCTGCACCGCAGCCAGCTGAATCCCCTGGAAGAGGCCGCGGCGTACCAGCAGCTCCTCGAGGACTTCGGCACAACCCACGAACAGCTGGCTGACCGGATTGGCCGTTCCCGTCCGCAGGTTTCCAACACCCTGCGGCTTCTCAAGCTCCCGCCGCTGGTACAGCGACGGGTGGCTGCCGGTGTACTCTCTGCCGGTCACGCCCGGGCTTTGCTGGCCCTTCCTGACGCTGCCGCAATGGAGCGGCTTGCGCAGAGAATCGTCGCCGAGGGCATGTCTGTACGGGCCACCGAGGAAGCCGTGACCTTGTACCAGGACCCGGCCAAACCTGCCAAGAACAATATTCCGCGGCCCGGCGCCCGCCATGAGCGCCTTGACTACTTGGCTTCTTCGCTTTCTGATCGGCTGGATACGAACGTGAAGATTTCCCTTGGTGTGCGCAAGGGAAAGGTGAGCATTGAGTTCGCGAGCGTGGAAGACCTGAACCGCATCATGGATGTATTGGCGCCCGGCTCAAATAACTAG
- a CDS encoding ParA family protein produces MTSSEASTQRIPPFVSLGSARSVAGPLGTPIRGGIHPDRLADASKAVAVSRETTSLGRSNIIDAIDDSSPIARELAHETKRRERLVGRQLPRPENTRVFTVSNQKGGVGKTTTTVNIAAALAAAGLNVLVIDIDPQGNASTALGIEHHADVDSIYDVLINDVPLADVVAPCPDIDNLICAPATIHLAGAEIELVSLVAREQRLRRAIDVYAKVREKNGEQRLDYIFIDCPPSLGLLTVNAFCAANEVLIPIQCEYYALEGLSQLLKNIEMIQKHLNADLVVSTILLTMYDGRTNLAAQVAAEVRQHFPDQVLSAVVPRSVRISEAPSYQQTVMTYDPSSSGALSYLEAAAEIAER; encoded by the coding sequence GTGACCAGTAGCGAAGCCTCCACACAACGGATACCACCGTTTGTGTCTTTGGGGTCAGCACGTTCCGTCGCTGGTCCTTTGGGAACTCCGATAAGAGGGGGTATTCATCCCGACAGGCTGGCGGATGCATCCAAGGCCGTTGCCGTTTCACGTGAAACAACTTCTCTGGGTAGATCAAACATCATCGACGCTATTGACGATTCCAGTCCTATCGCGCGTGAACTGGCGCATGAGACCAAACGCCGCGAGCGGCTTGTGGGCCGTCAGCTTCCCCGCCCTGAGAACACGCGCGTCTTTACTGTTTCCAACCAGAAAGGTGGTGTGGGTAAAACCACCACCACCGTGAACATTGCAGCAGCCCTCGCCGCGGCGGGCCTGAACGTGCTGGTCATTGATATTGACCCACAGGGAAATGCTTCTACGGCACTGGGGATAGAACATCATGCAGATGTGGACAGCATCTATGACGTGCTGATAAACGATGTCCCCCTTGCCGACGTGGTGGCCCCATGCCCGGATATCGATAACCTCATTTGTGCACCGGCCACCATTCATCTTGCCGGCGCTGAGATAGAACTGGTTTCGCTGGTGGCACGTGAGCAGCGGCTCCGCCGCGCCATCGACGTCTATGCCAAGGTGCGGGAGAAGAACGGCGAGCAGCGGCTCGACTACATCTTTATCGACTGCCCGCCCAGTCTTGGCCTTCTTACTGTTAACGCCTTCTGCGCTGCCAACGAGGTTCTCATCCCGATTCAGTGCGAATACTATGCGCTGGAGGGACTCAGCCAGCTCCTCAAGAACATTGAGATGATCCAGAAGCACCTGAATGCTGATCTGGTGGTTTCCACCATTCTCTTGACGATGTACGACGGCCGCACAAACCTCGCCGCCCAGGTTGCCGCCGAGGTCCGCCAGCACTTCCCCGATCAGGTCCTGTCAGCTGTTGTTCCCCGTTCGGTGCGCATCTCGGAAGCGCCGAGCTACCAGCAGACCGTCATGACGTACGACCCTTCCTCCAGCGGAGCCCTGTCTTACCTGGAAGCCGCTGCCGAAATAGCAGAGCGCTAA
- the rsmG gene encoding 16S rRNA (guanine(527)-N(7))-methyltransferase RsmG, protein MVDITAAELVAAEKIFGDRLDLAKRYVEHLATSGTERGLIGPREIPRLWSRHVLNCAVIESEIAEGSHVADVGSGAGLPGLCLAIARPDLELTLIEPLERRVIWLQEVVDDLGLDNVTVMRTRAELAVGQVEADVVTARAVSALSNLAGLTIPLLGGHGEVVAIKGRSAGEEIEKAAKVIRKLGGVQTSVLTVGEGLLEEPTTVVRIVVNKSQKKA, encoded by the coding sequence ATGGTTGACATCACGGCAGCTGAACTGGTGGCAGCTGAGAAGATCTTCGGCGACCGGCTGGACCTGGCCAAGCGCTACGTGGAACACCTGGCCACGTCCGGTACGGAGCGCGGCCTCATCGGGCCGCGGGAGATACCACGCCTGTGGAGCCGTCACGTCCTGAACTGCGCTGTCATCGAAAGTGAAATCGCCGAGGGAAGCCACGTGGCCGACGTCGGCAGCGGTGCCGGCTTGCCCGGGCTGTGCCTTGCCATTGCACGTCCGGACCTCGAACTGACCCTGATCGAACCGCTGGAGCGGCGCGTTATCTGGCTCCAGGAAGTAGTGGACGATCTGGGACTGGACAACGTCACCGTGATGCGAACCAGGGCGGAACTGGCTGTGGGACAGGTGGAAGCCGATGTGGTTACTGCCCGGGCTGTGTCGGCCTTGAGTAATCTGGCTGGCCTGACCATTCCCCTTCTTGGCGGCCACGGTGAAGTGGTTGCCATCAAGGGCCGGAGCGCCGGCGAGGAAATTGAGAAGGCTGCGAAAGTTATCCGGAAACTGGGGGGCGTTCAGACGTCCGTTCTGACCGTGGGCGAGGGCCTGTTGGAGGAACCCACCACTGTGGTGCGCATCGTTGTAAACAAGTCCCAAAAGAAGGCCTAG
- a CDS encoding Jag family protein, producing MSAESTEHALSEEIIDDQDASANGESSSPKASSASRLEEEGDVAADYLEELLDIADIDGDIDIEVRNGRTYISIVTEEESDALDSLVGEDGEVLEALQELTRLSVLSATDNRSRLVLDINGYRQERTGHLQKIAEDAAASVKESGKPVALKPMSAYERKIVHDAVADLGLVSESEGEGAGRHIVVSAH from the coding sequence ATGTCAGCCGAGAGCACCGAACACGCCCTTTCCGAAGAGATCATTGACGATCAGGACGCGTCCGCGAACGGGGAGTCTTCCTCCCCCAAGGCTTCCTCAGCCAGCCGCCTGGAGGAGGAGGGGGACGTCGCAGCAGACTACCTTGAGGAGTTGCTGGACATCGCTGACATCGATGGGGACATCGACATTGAAGTCCGCAACGGGCGCACGTACATCTCGATCGTGACCGAGGAAGAATCCGATGCCCTGGACAGCCTGGTGGGTGAGGACGGAGAAGTCCTCGAAGCCCTTCAGGAACTCACCCGGCTTTCCGTGTTGTCTGCAACGGACAACCGGTCCCGGCTGGTACTGGATATCAATGGTTACCGGCAGGAGCGGACGGGCCACCTGCAGAAGATTGCAGAAGACGCCGCAGCGTCCGTCAAGGAAAGCGGCAAGCCGGTTGCACTGAAGCCCATGAGCGCGTACGAGCGCAAAATCGTTCACGATGCCGTTGCTGATCTTGGCCTGGTAAGTGAGTCCGAGGGTGAAGGCGCCGGCCGCCATATTGTTGTTTCCGCCCACTAG
- the yidC gene encoding membrane protein insertase YidC, with amino-acid sequence MDFFETIMFPFKWLVSIIMVGFHEGLTAIGLPEASGWTWTLSIIGLVLVIRAALIPVFVKQIKAQRGMQLLQPDLKKLQDKYKGKTDQLSRQAMAQEQMAMYKKHGTNPFSACLPMLIQMPFFFALFTVLSGISTASRGGEGIGAMNHEQVVQFDQSTIFGAPLSATLLHGTPPGGNVVAVWILSILMILAMTASQFITQKQIMAKNMSEEAMASPFMRQQKMMLYILPIVFGVGGINFPIGVLIYWTTTNLWTMGQQFFVIRRMPTPGSPAAKALAERRAAKGLPALPILGGKKDDAAADAAAAAAVAQAKGQRIQPQRKNRKKK; translated from the coding sequence GGCTGCCGGAGGCTTCCGGCTGGACATGGACGCTGTCCATCATCGGCCTGGTGCTGGTGATCCGCGCCGCCCTGATCCCCGTTTTCGTCAAGCAGATTAAGGCGCAGCGCGGCATGCAGCTGTTGCAGCCTGACCTGAAGAAGCTCCAGGACAAGTACAAGGGCAAGACCGACCAGCTGTCCCGCCAGGCAATGGCGCAGGAACAGATGGCCATGTACAAGAAGCACGGCACCAATCCCTTCTCCGCATGCCTTCCCATGCTGATCCAGATGCCCTTCTTCTTCGCGCTGTTCACCGTGCTGTCCGGCATTTCGACGGCGAGCCGCGGGGGCGAAGGCATTGGTGCCATGAACCACGAGCAAGTGGTTCAGTTCGACCAGTCCACCATTTTCGGTGCCCCGCTTTCCGCAACCCTGCTCCACGGCACTCCTCCCGGCGGCAACGTCGTCGCCGTCTGGATCCTTTCCATCCTGATGATCCTTGCCATGACCGCCTCGCAGTTCATCACGCAGAAGCAGATCATGGCCAAGAACATGTCTGAAGAAGCCATGGCCAGCCCGTTCATGCGGCAGCAGAAGATGATGCTCTACATCCTGCCCATCGTGTTCGGCGTGGGCGGCATCAACTTCCCCATCGGAGTCCTCATCTACTGGACCACCACCAACCTGTGGACCATGGGCCAGCAGTTCTTCGTAATCCGCCGCATGCCGACGCCGGGATCCCCCGCCGCCAAGGCCCTCGCCGAACGTCGTGCCGCCAAGGGCCTCCCGGCCCTCCCCATTTTGGGGGGCAAAAAAGACGACGCGGCCGCCGACGCTGCCGCGGCTGCGGCCGTCGCCCAGGCCAAGGGCCAGCGCATCCAGCCACAACGCAAGAACAGGAAGAAGAAGTAA